A genomic segment from [Flavobacterium] thermophilum encodes:
- a CDS encoding Transposase DDE domain — MQEHFHFTTDRAKIQKQYAAIFVFVSAQLSCIQVHLHRRNRHLVKQEDAVIIAIHLLGKLLGFTSERAWHRFVTGNLFTNGSFLERSRYNRRCRALGFAIKWIRHELAKRGQHHAYAVVDSLPLPLCHTARMHRVKQFQEMADIGYCASKKQWYYGLKLHLQVTDQGLPMGYVVTEASCHDRVAAETVMTQIPHPYNFGDKGYISQTLRKKLYEEHRVAFWTPVRNNQRIRQSDAWKQWMKGILKYRYRKG, encoded by the coding sequence ATGCAAGAGCACTTTCATTTTACTACAGATCGAGCCAAGATTCAAAAGCAATATGCCGCCATTTTCGTTTTTGTTTCTGCCCAACTTTCATGCATTCAGGTGCATCTTCACCGTCGAAATCGCCATTTGGTAAAGCAAGAGGACGCTGTCATCATCGCCATTCATCTTTTAGGAAAGCTGCTCGGTTTTACATCCGAACGGGCATGGCATCGTTTTGTCACGGGAAATTTGTTCACAAACGGCTCGTTTCTTGAACGCTCCCGATACAACCGCCGTTGCCGGGCGCTTGGTTTCGCCATCAAATGGATCCGTCATGAGCTGGCAAAACGCGGTCAACATCATGCCTATGCCGTCGTTGACAGCTTGCCGCTCCCGTTGTGCCATACGGCAAGAATGCATCGCGTCAAACAATTTCAAGAGATGGCAGACATCGGATATTGCGCTTCCAAAAAGCAATGGTACTACGGATTGAAGCTGCACCTTCAAGTGACTGATCAAGGGCTGCCGATGGGATATGTTGTCACCGAAGCGTCTTGTCACGACCGGGTGGCCGCTGAAACCGTCATGACGCAAATTCCACATCCGTATAACTTCGGTGACAAAGGGTATATCAGCCAAACGCTGCGAAAGAAGCTGTACGAAGAGCACCGAGTCGCGTTTTGGACGCCCGTCCGAAACAATCAGCGAATTCGCCAATCGGATGCATGGAAACAATGGATGAAAGGAATATTAAAATATAGGTATAGAAAGGGTTGA
- a CDS encoding Probable ABC transporter permease protein HI_1471 has product MWMYILAVTAAVLSLLVGISTGSLSIPFSSIVRILAAEWFGAALPRHIPADWVPIVMAIRLPRVVLAFLVGASLALAGAAFQGLLKNALADPYTLGVSSGASVGAVLVIFLGWQWPLFGTFTLPIVSILCGMATLVAVLAFTRAVEPQLSVETIILAGIIFGAFFSAFISLMIALTGEELRQIISWLMGSVAMRGWKYSGLLLPFFLVGAAVLIANSRELNAFAFGEAAALHVGVDVTRRKVIILTAAALLTGAAVSVSGTIGFVGLVVPHMVRLVCGPNYRVLLPLSLLYGGSFLVLADVAARTIIEPRELPIGVITSLIGAPLFAVLFFRKTKRKMG; this is encoded by the coding sequence ATGTGGATGTATATATTGGCCGTCACCGCGGCCGTGTTATCGCTTCTCGTAGGGATATCGACAGGATCGCTGTCGATTCCCTTTTCTTCTATTGTCCGCATTTTGGCGGCTGAATGGTTCGGAGCGGCGCTGCCTCGCCACATTCCGGCTGATTGGGTGCCGATCGTGATGGCGATCCGCTTGCCGCGCGTCGTGCTTGCGTTTTTGGTCGGGGCGTCATTGGCGCTGGCCGGGGCCGCGTTTCAAGGGCTGTTAAAAAATGCGCTCGCCGATCCGTACACGCTCGGCGTCTCGTCCGGCGCGTCGGTCGGGGCGGTGCTCGTCATCTTTCTCGGCTGGCAATGGCCGCTCTTTGGCACGTTCACGCTGCCGATCGTGAGCATTTTATGCGGCATGGCGACGCTTGTCGCCGTTTTGGCGTTCACTCGCGCGGTTGAGCCGCAGCTGTCGGTTGAGACGATCATTTTAGCCGGCATTATCTTCGGCGCGTTTTTCAGCGCGTTCATTTCACTGATGATCGCTTTGACCGGGGAAGAATTGCGGCAAATCATCTCATGGCTGATGGGGAGCGTGGCAATGCGCGGCTGGAAATACAGCGGGCTGTTGCTGCCGTTTTTTCTCGTTGGGGCCGCAGTGCTCATCGCCAACAGCCGCGAGTTGAACGCGTTTGCCTTTGGCGAGGCGGCGGCGCTTCATGTCGGCGTTGATGTTACGCGCCGAAAAGTCATCATTTTGACGGCGGCGGCGCTGCTCACCGGCGCGGCGGTGTCGGTGTCAGGGACGATCGGCTTTGTCGGGCTTGTCGTTCCGCATATGGTTCGGCTTGTGTGCGGGCCGAACTACCGGGTGCTGTTGCCGCTGTCTCTCTTGTACGGCGGATCGTTTCTTGTGCTTGCCGATGTGGCGGCGCGGACGATCATTGAACCGCGCGAACTGCCGATCGGCGTCATTACGTCGCTGATCGGCGCTCCGCTGTTTGCCGTCTTGTTTTTCCGAAAAACGAAACGAAAGATGGGATGA
- a CDS encoding NTP pyrophosphohydrolases containing a Zn-finger, probably nucleic-acid-binding: MDKHQQAIIAVSAYITNDTGEVLLVKSYDRSDTWEMPGGQVEPGEPLDRAVHREVYEETGVDIRLIGVSGVYYNETKNIINIVFKATYVKGNVSPQPEEIQEAKFVLIDESNIDEYVTWPHLKSRVLDAMKRECSVPYETWVMNPSRLSARVGR, from the coding sequence ATGGATAAACACCAACAAGCCATTATCGCCGTTTCAGCCTATATTACGAATGACACGGGAGAGGTTTTACTTGTTAAAAGCTATGACCGCTCCGATACGTGGGAAATGCCGGGCGGACAAGTTGAACCAGGCGAGCCGCTCGATCGGGCCGTTCATCGCGAGGTGTATGAAGAGACTGGCGTTGACATCCGTCTCATCGGGGTCAGCGGCGTGTATTACAATGAAACTAAAAATATCATAAACATTGTATTTAAAGCGACATATGTGAAAGGAAACGTTTCTCCCCAGCCTGAGGAAATTCAAGAGGCGAAGTTTGTGTTGATCGATGAGTCGAATATTGATGAATATGTGACATGGCCGCATTTGAAATCGCGGGTGCTCGATGCGATGAAAAGGGAATGCTCTGTTCCGTATGAAACATGGGTTATGAATCCATCTCGATTGTCTGCAAGAGTGGGAAGGTGA
- the ydaF_3 gene encoding Putative ribosomal N-acetyltransferase YdaF — protein sequence MRNLKIKDVFGDLPTLTTERLILRKLTLDDAYDLFDYASNPENCKYLPWRPHHTIEDSIQFLEFVIKSYKEGSLAPWGIVSKADNKMIGTIDIVKWLPNHHKAEIGFVLSYKYWGKGLAVEAANKIIEFGFDKMELNRIEAFAMIENVQSLRVLQKLGMQFEGVMREHWYIKGKFRDMAIYSILKRDYFKSRNGLQNA from the coding sequence TTGAGGAATTTGAAGATTAAAGATGTATTTGGGGATTTGCCTACACTTACTACTGAACGTTTAATATTAAGAAAATTAACGTTAGATGATGCATATGATTTATTTGATTATGCGTCAAATCCGGAAAACTGCAAATATTTACCTTGGAGACCTCATCATACCATTGAAGATTCAATTCAATTTTTAGAATTTGTAATTAAGTCTTATAAAGAAGGTAGTTTAGCTCCGTGGGGAATCGTTTCAAAAGCAGACAATAAAATGATCGGGACAATTGATATAGTTAAATGGTTACCCAATCATCATAAAGCTGAGATAGGTTTTGTTTTATCGTATAAGTATTGGGGGAAGGGATTAGCAGTTGAAGCGGCTAATAAAATCATTGAATTTGGTTTTGACAAGATGGAATTAAACAGAATTGAGGCATTTGCTATGATTGAAAATGTTCAATCTTTAAGAGTTTTACAAAAGTTAGGGATGCAATTTGAAGGGGTTATGAGAGAACATTGGTATATTAAAGGTAAATTTAGGGATATGGCTATATACTCTATTCTAAAACGAGATTATTTTAAATCAAGGAACGGGTTGCAAAACGCATAA
- a CDS encoding Protein of uncharacterised function (DUF1696) codes for MFGKVAADVLGLSDIGAVIQPKDYDKVDADDYVMHEDGEKIYFLIKSKSDEYCFTNRALIHLDGTSAASKKRTLRRYDYYKHPISDVSLETAGTVDLDAEIKFKIGSHSYSIDVHKKHIEELKDLYKSLLAIADICHENETKFNYAERSLELAAKVLANMRGDGANVSADFQAMNEYAFRWLTEAKKNYTVKDFGFVFDKYIQQ; via the coding sequence ATGTTTGGAAAAGTCGCCGCCGATGTGCTTGGGTTAAGCGACATCGGTGCGGTCATTCAGCCGAAAGACTATGACAAAGTCGATGCCGATGATTATGTGATGCACGAGGATGGGGAGAAAATCTATTTTCTTATCAAATCAAAATCGGATGAGTATTGCTTCACCAACCGCGCGCTCATTCATTTGGACGGCACGAGCGCCGCGAGCAAAAAACGGACGCTGCGCCGCTACGATTACTACAAGCATCCGATTTCCGACGTGTCGCTTGAGACGGCCGGGACGGTCGATTTGGACGCGGAAATTAAATTTAAAATTGGATCACATTCCTACTCCATTGATGTGCATAAAAAGCATATTGAGGAACTGAAAGATTTGTATAAATCGCTGCTGGCGATCGCGGACATTTGCCATGAAAACGAAACGAAGTTCAACTATGCGGAGCGGAGTTTGGAACTGGCGGCCAAGGTGTTGGCCAACATGCGCGGTGACGGCGCCAATGTGTCGGCGGATTTTCAAGCCATGAATGAATACGCTTTTCGCTGGCTGACGGAAGCGAAAAAGAACTATACAGTCAAAGATTTTGGCTTTGTGTTTGACAAATATATTCAACAGTGA
- a CDS encoding Transposase encodes MNVQVKKVYRNDYLNIISALFKKLGLPQLIDHLVPVDPQCQTRVSDAVQAIIYNMFDGRQALVHLEHWAQEVDLEKLIRPGLHPSWLNDDALARHLDRLYEAGIHNVISTCLIHIYRKEGLSLRAFHADTTDKTVYGAYESASLEALQITHGYNRHHRWQKQIGFGLVGNEDGIPFYGDVHDGNLPDKTWNPEVLSRVHEQLKQAKMEDEWIYVADSAAMTKDTLAQTKAANAFLITRGPSSLRIVKRALAEADSPHIPWSEPFTLAERNGATYRVWETSSTYEGHPVRLIVVESSALDQRKGKTLEKERTKEAELLREEQAHWERHPFSCREDAEQALASLKASLRPRFHRVEAAVEEIVRPKKRRGRPKKGAEPEVETLYFLHLDVEFDQNAWEQARRKASRFVLVTTVPEEWKGQQMDAQEILKLYKGQISVEMNFAFLKDPFFTDEIYVKKPERVAVLGYLFLLALAIYRVFQRRVRQFITPEHPLKGPGGRKLTRPTGQAIFQLFQYVNVVLFKLPDGRIQRSLDRSLTPDQRRILQGLGMDESIYV; translated from the coding sequence ATGAACGTTCAAGTCAAAAAGGTCTATCGTAATGATTATTTGAATATAATAAGTGCCCTATTCAAGAAACTGGGTCTGCCTCAATTGATTGACCATCTCGTGCCCGTCGATCCGCAGTGCCAAACGCGAGTCAGCGATGCCGTTCAGGCCATCATCTACAATATGTTTGACGGCCGGCAAGCCCTTGTTCACTTGGAACATTGGGCTCAGGAGGTCGATCTAGAGAAACTCATCCGTCCCGGTCTCCATCCTTCCTGGTTGAACGACGATGCCTTGGCTCGTCATCTCGATCGCCTGTATGAGGCTGGCATTCACAACGTCATCAGCACTTGCTTGATTCATATTTATCGCAAAGAAGGCCTTTCCCTCCGAGCCTTCCACGCCGATACGACGGACAAGACGGTTTACGGCGCGTATGAATCGGCCTCGTTAGAGGCCTTACAAATCACACATGGCTATAACCGCCATCATCGTTGGCAAAAACAGATCGGTTTCGGACTGGTCGGCAACGAGGACGGCATCCCGTTTTACGGCGATGTGCACGACGGCAACCTGCCTGACAAAACGTGGAATCCGGAGGTGCTGTCCCGTGTCCACGAACAGCTCAAACAAGCGAAGATGGAAGACGAATGGATTTACGTGGCCGATTCCGCCGCGATGACAAAAGACACTCTGGCGCAAACCAAAGCGGCCAACGCCTTTTTGATCACCCGAGGCCCTTCGTCGCTTCGGATCGTGAAACGGGCATTAGCGGAGGCCGATTCGCCTCACATCCCGTGGAGCGAACCCTTTACGCTGGCGGAGAGAAACGGCGCCACGTATCGGGTATGGGAAACATCCTCCACCTATGAAGGCCACCCCGTTCGGCTGATCGTCGTCGAATCGAGTGCGCTCGATCAGCGAAAAGGAAAGACGCTCGAAAAAGAACGAACCAAAGAAGCGGAGCTTCTTCGCGAGGAACAAGCCCATTGGGAGCGCCACCCTTTCTCGTGCCGGGAAGACGCTGAACAAGCCTTGGCGTCCCTCAAGGCGTCCCTTCGCCCCCGGTTTCATCGGGTTGAGGCCGCGGTCGAAGAGATCGTACGCCCGAAAAAACGGCGCGGACGGCCGAAAAAAGGGGCGGAACCCGAGGTGGAGACGCTGTATTTCTTGCACCTTGACGTCGAATTCGACCAAAACGCGTGGGAACAGGCAAGACGGAAAGCGTCCCGGTTTGTCCTCGTCACGACCGTTCCGGAGGAATGGAAGGGCCAACAAATGGATGCCCAAGAGATCTTGAAGCTGTATAAAGGGCAGATCTCGGTGGAAATGAACTTCGCTTTTTTGAAAGACCCTTTTTTCACGGATGAGATCTATGTCAAAAAGCCAGAACGAGTTGCGGTATTGGGCTATTTGTTTCTCTTGGCCTTGGCGATTTACCGCGTTTTTCAGCGCCGAGTGCGTCAGTTTATTACTCCAGAACACCCGTTGAAGGGTCCTGGAGGCCGCAAGCTGACCCGGCCGACGGGACAGGCGATTTTCCAGCTGTTTCAATATGTGAACGTCGTCCTGTTCAAGCTGCCGGATGGGCGCATCCAACGCTCACTGGATCGCTCCCTTACCCCTGATCAGCGAAGGATTCTGCAGGGATTGGGCATGGATGAGAGCATTTACGTGTAA
- a CDS encoding Uncharacterized response regulatory protein SA0215, whose translation MKVLIVDDEYLELEQLTYLVKRKYPHWEVWPAEDAAEAKRLAASHRFRLALIDIHLPGQSGLDLAYELKQKQPDLALIIITAYQDFAYAKRAIQLEVLDYLVKPLIESEFDQALSKFEQKHPEALVSSPLIRAALEYVHCHYAQKISLTEVAAAVHVHPAYLSRLFVEEIGIHFKDYVNRYRIEKAKELLTKKPDWSMARIAEETGFSSQHHFSHLFRKYVGISPTKYKENNG comes from the coding sequence ATGAAGGTGCTGATTGTCGATGATGAATATTTGGAATTGGAACAACTCACGTATTTGGTGAAGCGGAAATATCCGCATTGGGAAGTATGGCCGGCGGAGGATGCCGCAGAGGCGAAACGGTTGGCCGCATCCCATCGCTTCCGGCTGGCGCTGATCGATATCCACCTTCCTGGACAGTCCGGGTTGGATTTGGCCTATGAGCTCAAACAAAAACAGCCCGATCTTGCCTTGATCATTATCACAGCCTACCAAGATTTTGCTTATGCCAAACGGGCGATTCAGCTTGAAGTGCTCGACTACTTGGTGAAGCCGCTCATCGAGAGCGAGTTTGATCAAGCGTTGTCGAAATTTGAACAAAAGCATCCAGAAGCGCTTGTCTCGTCCCCGCTCATCCGTGCGGCGCTCGAATATGTGCACTGTCATTATGCACAAAAAATCAGCTTAACCGAGGTAGCCGCTGCCGTGCATGTACATCCAGCCTATTTGAGCAGGTTGTTTGTTGAGGAGATCGGCATCCATTTTAAGGATTACGTCAATCGATATCGGATTGAAAAGGCGAAAGAGCTGTTGACCAAAAAGCCGGATTGGTCCATGGCACGCATTGCTGAGGAGACGGGGTTTTCCAGCCAACATCATTTCAGCCATTTGTTTCGAAAATATGTCGGCATCTCACCTACGAAGTATAAGGAGAACAATGGATAA
- the fhuC gene encoding Iron(3+)-hydroxamate import ATP-binding protein FhuC, giving the protein MLEVRAVSHRYGQQQVLDGVTFAVEKGEIFGILGPNGSGKTTLIKLISKELPLASGEIVIDGRKLSALSAKQWARMAAVLPQTAEAAPGYTVRETVALGRYPHQRGFFPTWTEDDEAALRDALAAVGLTGKIDEPLERLSGGERQRAYLARALAQEPKLLLLDEPTNHMDVSGQVRLLDRLAEAAHARGLTVVAVFHDMNAASLYCDRVLVLNKGKIAALGAPADVMTPALLEEVFAAPIVRLAHPASATPMFSFMPNKKQGESPVGGLRLSFLDDAAVLTAAAPLRVLSSALIGAGFQWATHFVNRQVGLDYDCSDAEGDMRRYLEQHGFPPERTVGMMTAVDVRDAVWLQKEGEAFSVAVMATAGVGNAVDAARAWQHQPLAARPGTINMVVVIDGVLTEAAFVQAVMTATEAKAKALADCSVCDPETGTLATGTSTDSLAVAATQTGQVFAYAGTATELGRALGRLVYEATVEALGRWEKRRKRR; this is encoded by the coding sequence ATGCTCGAGGTGCGGGCCGTATCGCATCGATACGGGCAGCAACAAGTGCTTGATGGTGTGACGTTTGCCGTGGAAAAAGGCGAAATATTCGGCATCTTAGGGCCGAATGGCAGCGGGAAAACGACTTTGATCAAACTCATCAGCAAAGAGCTGCCGCTGGCAAGCGGGGAGATCGTCATCGATGGCCGAAAGCTCTCGGCGCTGTCTGCGAAGCAATGGGCGCGGATGGCCGCCGTCTTGCCGCAGACAGCGGAGGCGGCGCCCGGCTATACGGTGAGGGAAACGGTGGCGCTCGGCCGCTATCCTCATCAGCGCGGCTTCTTTCCGACGTGGACGGAGGACGATGAAGCCGCCCTCCGAGACGCACTTGCGGCCGTCGGCCTGACGGGGAAAATCGATGAACCGCTCGAACGATTGAGCGGCGGCGAGCGGCAGCGCGCCTATTTGGCCCGCGCACTCGCCCAAGAGCCCAAGCTGCTCTTGCTCGATGAGCCGACGAACCATATGGATGTGAGCGGCCAAGTCCGGCTTTTGGACCGGCTCGCCGAAGCGGCGCACGCCCGCGGCTTGACGGTCGTCGCCGTTTTCCACGATATGAATGCGGCGAGCTTGTATTGCGATCGGGTGCTCGTGCTGAACAAAGGGAAAATAGCCGCGCTCGGCGCCCCTGCGGATGTCATGACGCCGGCGTTGCTTGAGGAAGTGTTTGCCGCGCCGATTGTGCGTCTGGCCCATCCGGCGTCGGCAACGCCGATGTTTTCGTTCATGCCGAACAAGAAGCAAGGGGAATCGCCGGTCGGCGGGCTGCGGCTTTCCTTTCTTGATGACGCCGCTGTGCTTACTGCGGCCGCGCCGCTTCGCGTCCTGTCCTCGGCATTGATCGGCGCCGGATTTCAATGGGCGACCCATTTTGTCAACCGCCAAGTCGGGTTGGATTACGATTGCAGTGATGCGGAAGGAGACATGCGCCGCTATTTGGAGCAGCACGGGTTTCCGCCGGAACGAACGGTCGGCATGATGACGGCGGTTGATGTCCGGGATGCTGTTTGGCTTCAGAAAGAAGGGGAAGCGTTTTCGGTTGCGGTCATGGCGACCGCTGGCGTCGGCAATGCCGTCGATGCCGCTCGGGCGTGGCAGCATCAGCCGCTAGCGGCAAGACCGGGGACGATCAACATGGTGGTGGTCATTGACGGAGTGCTGACGGAAGCAGCGTTTGTCCAGGCGGTGATGACAGCGACAGAAGCGAAGGCAAAAGCGCTCGCCGACTGTTCGGTTTGCGACCCGGAAACCGGGACGCTTGCCACCGGCACGTCGACCGATTCGCTCGCTGTGGCGGCGACGCAAACCGGGCAGGTCTTTGCCTATGCCGGAACGGCGACGGAGCTTGGCCGGGCGCTCGGCCGGCTTGTGTATGAGGCAACAGTTGAGGCGCTTGGCCGCTGGGAGAAGCGGAGGAAACGGCGATGA
- the fmdA gene encoding Formamidase: protein MSFVPCTTAIYAFSKNHQPVRTVQSGETFVIETYDCFQNQITSSETPFDSIDWNHINPATGPIYIEGAEPGDILAVKIEQIRLKGQGVMAVGPGLGVLGDRIPQFEAKMIPVEENRAIFDEHLSIPLNPMIGVIGVAPSGEDVSCGTPGPHGGNMDTKLITTGATVYFPVFVKGALFALGDLHAAMGDGEIGVSGIEIPGEVTVTVRVMKGYSLNHPLLQNDDGIATIVSAKTLDEAVKQSVTEMVDLLLPHTPLTLNHLTMVLSAAGQTQISQVVDPLVTARFFVPRFVLEAYGIRLFED from the coding sequence ATGTCATTTGTTCCGTGCACGACTGCCATTTATGCATTTAGCAAAAACCACCAACCGGTTCGAACAGTCCAGTCAGGGGAAACGTTTGTCATCGAAACGTACGACTGTTTCCAAAATCAAATTACTTCAAGCGAAACGCCGTTTGACTCGATCGATTGGAATCATATCAATCCGGCGACCGGACCGATCTATATTGAAGGGGCGGAACCGGGTGACATTTTAGCGGTAAAAATTGAACAGATTCGCCTCAAAGGACAGGGGGTCATGGCTGTCGGACCAGGGCTCGGGGTGCTTGGAGACCGGATTCCGCAGTTTGAGGCAAAAATGATTCCAGTAGAAGAAAACCGGGCTATATTTGACGAGCATCTTTCTATTCCATTAAATCCAATGATTGGCGTCATCGGGGTAGCGCCGAGCGGTGAGGATGTGTCGTGCGGGACGCCCGGGCCGCATGGAGGCAATATGGATACAAAGCTCATTACAACAGGAGCAACCGTTTATTTTCCTGTATTTGTAAAAGGTGCATTGTTTGCATTGGGTGACTTGCATGCGGCGATGGGGGACGGCGAAATCGGTGTGTCTGGAATTGAAATTCCAGGGGAAGTGACGGTTACCGTCCGGGTGATGAAAGGATATTCGCTCAACCATCCACTGTTGCAAAACGATGATGGCATTGCGACGATCGTCTCGGCCAAAACATTGGATGAAGCGGTCAAACAGTCGGTTACGGAAATGGTTGATTTGCTGTTGCCGCATACTCCGTTGACGCTGAACCATTTGACGATGGTGCTCAGCGCTGCCGGTCAGACACAAATCAGCCAAGTCGTTGACCCACTTGTTACAGCGCGTTTCTTTGTACCGCGATTTGTGCTTGAAGCGTATGGCATCCGCCTGTTTGAGGATTGA
- the btuF_1 gene encoding Vitamin B12-binding protein precursor yields the protein MKRWTWPAVVAVFFLLAAVLVGCGGANGSTEPAKKDEPKTEQAAFPVTVKDGLGEDVTIKAEPKKIVSLIPSNTEIAYALGLGDKIVGVSDFDNYPEDVKTKTKIGGMEFNVEKIISLKPDLVLAHASSAHNSRDGLKQLKDAGITVLVVNDAKSFDDVYASIDLIGKATGTTDKAKQVIDEMKEKLAKIKEKAKQIPADKQANVWIEVSPPPQIYTAGKGTFMDEMLQVISAKNVAGSLEGWPMVTEEKAVAYKPDVIITTYGGAKQVLARAAWKDVPAVKNKRVYDVNTDLVSRPGPRLVEGVEELAKAIYPDVFK from the coding sequence ATGAAACGTTGGACATGGCCGGCGGTGGTGGCGGTGTTCTTCCTTTTGGCCGCCGTGCTCGTCGGCTGTGGCGGGGCGAATGGCAGCACCGAGCCTGCGAAAAAAGACGAGCCGAAAACGGAACAAGCGGCGTTTCCAGTGACAGTGAAAGACGGGCTTGGCGAGGATGTGACGATCAAAGCGGAACCGAAAAAAATCGTCTCGCTCATCCCGAGCAATACGGAAATCGCCTATGCGTTGGGGTTGGGCGATAAGATCGTCGGCGTCAGCGATTTTGACAATTATCCGGAAGACGTCAAAACGAAAACGAAAATCGGCGGCATGGAGTTTAATGTCGAGAAAATCATTTCGCTCAAACCGGATCTCGTCTTGGCCCACGCGTCAAGCGCCCATAACTCGCGCGATGGCCTCAAGCAATTGAAAGACGCCGGCATTACCGTGCTTGTCGTCAATGACGCGAAGTCGTTCGACGATGTGTATGCGTCCATCGACTTGATCGGCAAAGCGACCGGGACGACAGACAAAGCGAAGCAAGTGATTGATGAGATGAAAGAGAAGCTTGCGAAAATCAAAGAAAAAGCGAAACAAATCCCGGCGGACAAACAGGCCAATGTCTGGATTGAAGTGTCGCCGCCGCCGCAAATTTATACGGCCGGCAAAGGGACGTTTATGGATGAGATGCTTCAAGTGATTTCGGCGAAAAACGTCGCCGGCAGCTTGGAAGGCTGGCCGATGGTGACGGAAGAAAAAGCCGTGGCCTATAAGCCGGATGTGATCATCACGACATACGGCGGAGCGAAGCAAGTGTTGGCGCGCGCCGCTTGGAAAGACGTGCCGGCGGTGAAAAACAAGCGGGTGTATGACGTCAACACCGACTTAGTAAGCCGACCGGGTCCGCGCCTTGTCGAAGGGGTCGAGGAACTTGCCAAAGCCATTTACCCGGATGTGTTCAAGTAA
- the puuP gene encoding Putrescine importer PuuP has protein sequence MAQLETNTSVESLGYKQELKRSLTFVDLLIYGMVFMVPIAPFGIYGYVAQGSKGMVALAYLIGMVGMIFTALSYARMAEAFPIAGSVYSYAQRGMNEYVGFMAGWVILLDYIFVPALLYLVSAAALADIVPQVPISVWLILFIGMNTIINILGIEMTAKANKVIVVLELIVLAVFVITGMIAIIKGVNGAQFTFKPLYDPNHFSMGTVMGAVSVAVLSFLGFDAVSTLAEETRDGKSSIGKAIIFALLVVGALFIVQTWVAALIWPDYTTFKNADVAFYQIAELAGGPWLKWTTIVATALSWGIANALVAQAAISRILYSMGRDRKLPSVLAKVHPKFQTPYVSTLLVAVISLIVTTVFASQIDKLASLVNFGALTAFLFLHVSVINYFLRKQKSNDYINHFLFPLIGFIIIGYVWVNLDPLSKKLGLIWIAIGLVYLIFLRLTNKDSRLSGEL, from the coding sequence ATGGCGCAACTTGAAACGAACACATCGGTCGAGTCGCTCGGTTATAAACAGGAGTTAAAACGGTCGCTCACATTTGTTGATTTGTTGATTTACGGGATGGTGTTTATGGTGCCGATCGCCCCTTTTGGCATTTACGGGTATGTAGCGCAAGGGTCAAAAGGGATGGTCGCCTTAGCATACTTAATCGGAATGGTGGGGATGATTTTCACTGCCCTGAGCTACGCTAGAATGGCCGAAGCGTTTCCAATCGCTGGTTCCGTGTATTCCTACGCCCAGAGGGGAATGAATGAATATGTCGGTTTTATGGCAGGGTGGGTCATTTTGCTTGATTACATTTTCGTTCCGGCTCTTCTCTATTTGGTCAGCGCTGCTGCCTTAGCCGACATTGTGCCGCAAGTGCCGATTTCCGTGTGGCTCATTCTGTTCATTGGCATGAATACGATCATTAATATTCTCGGAATCGAGATGACAGCCAAAGCGAACAAAGTGATTGTTGTTTTAGAGCTGATCGTTCTTGCAGTGTTTGTGATCACAGGAATGATTGCGATTATAAAAGGCGTCAATGGAGCACAGTTTACGTTCAAACCGTTGTACGATCCGAACCATTTCAGCATGGGGACGGTGATGGGGGCGGTGTCGGTGGCCGTCTTGAGCTTCCTTGGTTTTGATGCGGTGTCGACGTTGGCTGAGGAAACAAGGGACGGGAAATCATCGATCGGCAAAGCGATCATTTTTGCTTTGCTCGTTGTCGGTGCGCTTTTCATCGTGCAAACATGGGTCGCTGCTCTCATTTGGCCTGATTATACGACGTTTAAAAATGCGGACGTGGCGTTTTATCAGATTGCGGAGCTGGCAGGCGGACCATGGTTAAAATGGACAACGATCGTCGCTACCGCGCTTTCGTGGGGGATCGCAAACGCGCTCGTCGCCCAGGCAGCCATCTCTCGCATTTTGTACAGCATGGGTCGCGACCGTAAACTGCCCAGTGTGCTAGCCAAAGTGCATCCGAAATTTCAAACTCCATACGTCAGCACATTGCTTGTCGCTGTGATTTCGCTCATTGTCACGACGGTGTTCGCCTCGCAAATTGATAAGCTCGCTTCGCTTGTCAACTTTGGCGCCTTGACGGCTTTCCTCTTTTTGCATGTGTCAGTGATAAATTATTTTTTGCGCAAACAAAAGAGCAACGATTACATCAATCATTTCTTGTTCCCGCTCATCGGCTTTATCATCATCGGTTATGTGTGGGTCAATCTTGACCCGCTCAGCAAAAAGCTCGGATTGATTTGGATCGCGATTGGACTCGTTTACCTGATCTTTTTGCGGCTCACGAACAAAGACTCCCGTCTAAGCGGGGAACTGTAG